From a single Xyrauchen texanus isolate HMW12.3.18 chromosome 26, RBS_HiC_50CHRs, whole genome shotgun sequence genomic region:
- the LOC127620344 gene encoding acidic leucine-rich nuclear phosphoprotein 32 family member E-like isoform X1: MEMKKRISLELRNKTPAEVAELVVDNCRSSDGEIEGLTDEFKELEFLSMVNVGLTSLAKLPSLPKLRKLELSDNNISGALETLSEKCPNLTYLNLSGNKIKELSTLEALQNLKNLKSLDLFNCEITTLEDYRESIFELLPQVTYLDGFDAEDNEAPDSDADEDEDDDEEEDDGEEGPGQLGDYEEEEEEEEDEEGSESGEVGLSYLMKEDIQDEEDDDDYVEEEGEEEEAGVRGEKRKRVAEDEGEDDDDEDDD; this comes from the exons ATGGAGATGAAGAAGAGAATCAGTTTAGAGCTGAGGAACAAAACTCCAGCAGAG GTTGCAGAGCTGGTGGTGGATAACTGCCGCTCAAGTGACGGTGAGATTGAAGGCCTGACAGATGAGTTTAAGGAGCTGGAGTTCCTCAGCATGGTCAATGTTGGTCTCACCTCACTGGCCAAGCTACCCTCACTTCCAAAACTGAGGAAG TTGGAGCTGAGTGATAATAATATCTCGGGGGCTCTCGAAACACTCTCAGAGAAATGCCCCAACTTGACGTATCTTAATTTGAGTGGTAACAAGATTAAAGAACTCAGCACACTGGAAGCCCTG CAAAACCTAAAGAACCTGAAGAGTTTGGACCTGTTTAACTGTGAGATCACCACATTGGAGGACTACAGGGAAAGCATCTTTGAACTGCTGCCTCAGGTCACATACCTGGATGGCTTTGATGCAGAGGACAATGAAGCTCCAGACTCTGATGCTGATGAAGATG aagatgatgatgaggaggaggatgatggtGAGGAAGGACCTGGGCAACTCGGGGACtatgaagaagaggaggaggaggaggaggatgaggaaggCTCAGAGAGTGGAGAAGTTGGGCTGTCCTATCTAATGAAAGAGGACATCCAG gatgaagaagatgatgatgactaTGTAGAAGAGGAAGGAGAGG AAGAAGAGGCTGGAGTTCGAGGAGAGAAGCGAAAGCGGGTCGCTGAAGATGAgggtgaagatgatgatgatgaagacgatgactAA
- the LOC127620344 gene encoding acidic leucine-rich nuclear phosphoprotein 32 family member E-like isoform X2 has protein sequence MEMKKRISLELRNKTPAEVAELVVDNCRSSDGEIEGLTDEFKELEFLSMVNVGLTSLAKLPSLPKLRKLELSDNNISGALETLSEKCPNLTYLNLSGNKIKELSTLEALQNLKNLKSLDLFNCEITTLEDYRESIFELLPQVTYLDGFDAEDNEAPDSDADEDDDDEEEDDGEEGPGQLGDYEEEEEEEEDEEGSESGEVGLSYLMKEDIQDEEDDDDYVEEEGEEEEAGVRGEKRKRVAEDEGEDDDDEDDD, from the exons ATGGAGATGAAGAAGAGAATCAGTTTAGAGCTGAGGAACAAAACTCCAGCAGAG GTTGCAGAGCTGGTGGTGGATAACTGCCGCTCAAGTGACGGTGAGATTGAAGGCCTGACAGATGAGTTTAAGGAGCTGGAGTTCCTCAGCATGGTCAATGTTGGTCTCACCTCACTGGCCAAGCTACCCTCACTTCCAAAACTGAGGAAG TTGGAGCTGAGTGATAATAATATCTCGGGGGCTCTCGAAACACTCTCAGAGAAATGCCCCAACTTGACGTATCTTAATTTGAGTGGTAACAAGATTAAAGAACTCAGCACACTGGAAGCCCTG CAAAACCTAAAGAACCTGAAGAGTTTGGACCTGTTTAACTGTGAGATCACCACATTGGAGGACTACAGGGAAAGCATCTTTGAACTGCTGCCTCAGGTCACATACCTGGATGGCTTTGATGCAGAGGACAATGAAGCTCCAGACTCTGATGCTGATGAAGATG atgatgatgaggaggaggatgatggtGAGGAAGGACCTGGGCAACTCGGGGACtatgaagaagaggaggaggaggaggaggatgaggaaggCTCAGAGAGTGGAGAAGTTGGGCTGTCCTATCTAATGAAAGAGGACATCCAG gatgaagaagatgatgatgactaTGTAGAAGAGGAAGGAGAGG AAGAAGAGGCTGGAGTTCGAGGAGAGAAGCGAAAGCGGGTCGCTGAAGATGAgggtgaagatgatgatgatgaagacgatgactAA